A single region of the Manihot esculenta cultivar AM560-2 chromosome 12, M.esculenta_v8, whole genome shotgun sequence genome encodes:
- the LOC110628374 gene encoding probable disease resistance RPP8-like protein 2, translating into MPYLYFRRQSGQRMESFFWEMPKDDVAAETSITSGESSSTAVSNDDRQTSPLATFKSNYEKLPDYLKRCLDYFSMVTKRYSEEKGKLIRLLLAECLVPEKAGEIMEDLAEQIIWELIHLGMLTEDFLGGRLKLEVPCEYKELCLFEVDEQYFVAKAPNFPICAVIEDDGNNILPNFTNLQVRSLFVITAERRGLHSSSISPTPGLSQAYMQTICSLQSLLVLEIDGHIEYLPDEVADLVRLRYLALFDSNLNKLPQTLGNLQKLQTLDLMCGNLRELPIEVLTIQNLRHLLMSRSIRVPKEIGKLTNLYTCSGVYAGGGIASELSRLTQLRELSVKRVSEDHASELCAAIMKMENLLSVKLEAEINCYSIDQMYTFLPEFELFSPPSLLQEVYLCGVLVEIPIWLFSMSNLTRLELHFSDLTETPTTDIQFLPNLKHLTLWQAYKAKLLGKEFCQAGGFPALQTLTIDSMFLEHWTEIVNGAFPSLKSLTLRCTRLRFLPEGLQNISTLEELFLTTVHGDLARRLKSTENYKIKHILKLGAYFEGGKFIYVGSPEEVLQHA; encoded by the coding sequence ATGCCTTACTTGTACTTCAGGCGCCAATCAGGTCAAAGAATGGAGTCGTTCTTCTGGGAGATGCCCAAAGATGATGTAGCTGCAGAGACATCCATTACTTCAGGTGAAAGCAGCTCTACTGCAGTCTCCAACGACGACCGTCAGACTTCACCTTTAGCAACATTCAAATCAAACTACGAAAAACTTCCTGATTACCTCAAACGCTGCTTAGACTACTTTTCTATGGTTACCAAGAGATACTCAGAAGAGAAGGGCAAACTAATTCGGCTTTTGTTGGCTGAATGTCTAGTACCAGAAAAAGCAGGGGAAATCATGGAGGATCTGGCAGAACAGATTATTTGGGAACTAATTCACCTTGGAATGCTTACTGAAGATTTTCTTGGAGGCAGATTAAAGTTAGAAGTTCCGTGCGAATACAAGGAATTATGCCTTTTCGAAGTGGACGAACAATACTTTGTTGCTAAAGCTCCGAATTTTCCTATATGTGCAGTGATCGAGGACGATGGAAACAACATCCTTCCTAATTTCACAAACCTTCAAGTTCGATCCCTGTTCGTGATCACTGCTGAACGCCGTGGTTTGCATTCTAGTTCTATTAGTCCTACTCCAGGTCTTTCTCAGGCTTATATGCAAACTATTTGCAGTTTGCAATCTCTTCTGGTGTTGGAGATCGATGGCCACATAGAGTACCTACCCGATGAGGTGGCAGATTTGGTTCGGCTCAGGTATTTGGCGTTGTTTGACTCAAATCTGAATAAGCTTCCCCAGACTTTAGGTAATCTTCAAAAGCTGCAAACTCTGGATTTAATGTGCGGAAACCTGCGTGAGCTGCCAATAGAAGTTCTAACTATTCAAAATTTGAGGCACCTTCTAATGTCCAGAAGCATCAGAGTCCCAAAGGAGATTGGAAAATTGACCAATCTTTATACGTGCAGTGGCGTGTATGCTGGAGGTGGCATTGCTAGTGAATTAAGTCGCTTAACCCAACTACGAGAACTTAGTGTTAAGCGTGTCAGCGAAGACCATGCCAGCGAACTATGTGCAGCCATCATGAAGATGGAAAATCTCCTCTCTGTGAAGCTAGAAGCGGAGATTAACTGCTATAGTATTGATCAAATGTATACATTTCTTCCTGAATTTGAACTATTTTCCCCTCCATCTCTTCTCCAAGAAGTTTATTTATGCGGTGTCCTAGTTGAAATTCCCATTTGGCTGTTCTCCATGTCAAACCTCACCAGGTTAGAATTGCACTTTTCTGATCTGACAGAAACACCCACTACAGACATACAGTTTCTTCCCAATTTAAAACATCTCACTCTATGGCAAGCCTATAAAGCAAAACTCCTTGGCAAGGAATTTTGTCAAGCAGGTGGTTTCCCAGCGTTGCAAACTCTTACAATTGATTCCATGTTTCTAGAGCACTGGACTGAGATTGTTAATGGAGCATTTCCAAGCTTAAAGAGTCTCACTTTGCGCTGTACAAGGTTGAGGTTTCTTCCTGAAGGTTTACAGAACATTTCTACACTTGAAGAACTCTTTTTGACTACTGTGCATGGAGACCTTGCAAGGCGATTAAAAAGTACAGAGAATTACAAGATCAAGCATATCTTGAAACTCGGAGCTTACTTTGAAGGTGGTAAGTTTATTTATGTGGGCAGTCCAGAAGAAGTGTTGCAACATGCTTGA
- the LOC110627445 gene encoding L-tryptophan--pyruvate aminotransferase 1 — protein sequence MVGPAYDSKNSISANNPTKKLLLSPDSFINLDHGDPTIFQPYWRKMGERCTMEISGSDLMSYFSDVGNFCWFLEPQLRDAIKRLHRTVGNAVTEDRYVLVGTGSTQLFQAALYAVSSPGGSDRTSVVCAAPYYSSYKEETDFLQSGLYKWAGDAYAFDKEGPYIEIVTSPNNPDGSIREAVVNREEGKLIHDLAYYWPQYTPITRPADYDIMLFTFSKSTGHAGSRIGWAIVKDEVVARKMAKFIELSSIGVSKESQLRAAKILGVVIEGCQHFGTADIENFFEYGQRLMSERWEKLKAVVKNSQIFGLPKYPIEWCSFTGKYIESHPAFAWLKCKEDTDIETILRANKMQTRGGERFGVGREYVRISLLSPEEMFNLFLERLSAIEEKGITYEKNHK from the exons atggTTGGTCCAGCCTACGATTCCAAGAACTCCATTTCTGCTAACAATCCCACCAAGAAGCTTCTTCTCTCCCCTGATTCTTTTATCAATCTCGATCA CGGTGATCCGACGATTTTTCAGCCGTACTGGAGGAAGATGGGTGAGAGGTGTACGATGGAGATTTCAGGCAGTGACTTGATGAGCTACTTCAGTGATGTTGGGAACTTCTGCTGGTTTCTCGAACCGCAACTCCGTGATGCGATCAAGAGGCTGCATCGTACCGTCGGGAATGCAGTGACGGAGGATCGATATGTGCTGGTGGGCACGGGCTCAACACAGCTGTTTCAGGCTGCGCTTTACGCTGTCAGTTCTCCTGGTGGAAGCGACCGCACCAGTGTAGTTTGCGCTGCTCCTTACTACTCG TCATATAAAGAGGAGACGGACTTCCTGCAATCAGGGCTCTATAAATGGGCAGGTGATGCATATGCTTTTGATAAGGAAGGACCTTACATTGAGATTGTCACCTCACCAAACAATCCTGATGGTTCTATCCGAGAAGCTGTGGTGAACCGAGAGGAAGGCAAGCTTATCCATGATCTGGCCTATTATTGGCCACAATACACTCCCATAACTCGCCCAGCAGATTATGATATCATGTTGTTTACATTCTCCAAAAGCACTGGACATGCTGGTTCCCGAATTGG ATGGGCTATTGTGAAAGATGAAGTGGTGGCCAGGAAGATGGCAAAATTCATAGAGCTTAGCTCCATTGGTGTGTCTAAAGAATCACAGCTCCGAGCTGCGAAGATCCTAGGAGTTGTTATTGAAGGCTGCCAGCATTTTGGGACTGCTGATATAGAGAACTTCTTTGAGTATGGGCAGCGCCTGATGTCTGAAAGATGGGAGAAATTGAAAGCTGTTGTTAAAAACAGTCAAATTTTCGGTCTGCCTAAGTACCCAATTGAGTGGTGCAGCTTCACTGGAAAGTACATAGAATCACACCCTG CCTTTGCGTGGTTGAAATGCAAGGAGGATACAGACATTGAAACTATTTTAAGAGCAAACAAGATGCAGACGAGAGGTGGGGAGCGTTTCGGAGTCGGTCGAGAGTACGTCAGGATTAGCTTGCTCAGTCCAGAAGAAATGTTTAACCTTTTTCTGGAGAGGCTATCAGCAATTGAAGAGAAAGGCATCACCTATGAAAAAAATCATAAGTAA